The Verrucomicrobiota bacterium nucleotide sequence TTCACCTGCCCGATCGCCTTCATCCTCTTCTTACCCTCTTTCTGCTTCTCGAGGAGCTTGCGCTTGCGGGTGATGTCGCCTCCGTAGCACTTGGCGGTCACGTTCTTGCGCATGGCACCGATACTCTCCCTGGCCACGATCTTGCCGCCGACGGCGGCCTGGATGGCGACCTGATACATCTGAACGGGAATGACATCCTTGAGCTTTGCAGCAAGTGAACGGCCGCGGGCTTCGGCCTTGTCCCGATGGACGATGCTAGAGAAGGCATCCACGGGCTCTCCATTGACGAGCATCTCGAGCTTGACCATGCGGTCTGGTCTGTAGCCTGCAGGCTCGTAGTCAAGGGAACCGTATCCGCGGGTGACGGATTTGATCTTGTCGTGGAAGTCGACCAAGATCTCGTTGAGAGGAAGGACGGCGGTGATCATGACGCGCCGGGTGTCGATCGAGTCGGTGCTCTCCACGATGCCACGCTTCTCCATCATGATCTGCATGATGTCGCCGATGTTTTCGTTCGGGATCATGACAAAGCATTTCACGACAGGTTCGCGGATCTCCTCGACGACACTCATGTCGGGGAGGTTGGCGGGGTTGTCGACCATGAGGAGATCACCATTGGTCTTGATCACCTCGTAGACGACGCTCGGATAGGTCGCGATGATATCCATGTCGTACTCACGACGCAGGCGCTCAACGATGATCTCCATGTGAAGGAGTCCTAGGAAGCCGCATCGGAAGCCAAAGCCCAGAGCGACGGAACTCTCGGGCATGTAGTTGAAGGCGGCATCGTTGATCTGGAGCTTGCCCATGGCCGTCTTGAGTGGCTCAAAGTCGGCTGTGTTGATCGGGTAGATGCCGCTGAAGACCATCGGCTGAACTTTCTTGAAGCCGGGGAGGGGTTCTGAGGCCGGTTTCTTGGAATCAGTCAAGGTGTCGCCGATCTTGATCTCGGCAGTGCTCTTGATATTCCCGATGAAGTAGCCGACATCGCCCGGGCCCATCGCACCCGTGGCAGTCATCTTCGGGGTAAAGATGCCGACCTCCTTGACCTCATAGGACTGGTTGGTCGACATGAGCTTCACCTGGGTTCCAGCTTTGAGATTTCCCGAAAAGACACGGATATAGCTGACAACTCCTCGGTAGGTATCGAAGAGGGAATCAAAGACAAGAGCTCTCAGGGTGCCATCTCCCTCAGGGGGTGGGGGGACGCGCTGAACCACGGCCTCCAGAATTTCGACGATTCCGATGCCTGCCTTGGCACTAGCGGGGATCGCCTCCTCGGCGGGGATGGCCAGGAGGTCCTCCAGCTGTTTTTTGACCGCTGGAAGATCCGCGTTAGGCAGGTCGATTTTGTTAATGACCGGGATAATCGTCAGGCCCTGTTTATGGGCCAGATGGATATTGGCCATGGTCTGGGCCTCTACTCCCTGAGCCGCGTCCACAACAAGGATGGCACCCTCGCAGGCGGCGAGGCTGCGGGAGACCTCGTAGGCGAAATCCACATGGCCGGGAGTGTCCATGAGGTTGAGAGTGTACTCCTGACCATTCTTGGCCAGGTACTGCATGGAGACCGGGTGAGACTTGATCGTGATGCCGCGCTCGCGCTCCAGATCCATAGAGTCCAGAACTTGCTCCTGCTTGTCACGGTTGGCGATCGTGTTGGTGACCTCCAGAAGACGGTCGGACAGGGTGGTCTTCCCGTGATCAATATGGGCGATGATGCAGAAGTTGCGGATATGCTGAACAGACATGGGCAGTCGGTGAATATCGTGCACTGGGGGAACAGGGTCAATGTTCTTGGAAGATTCAGTAAGGATCACTGGACGATTTTTTAAGATAGCTTCTTTTCTTTGAACTTGATTCCTAAATCCGCGGATCGCAGGGTTCTGTGAGATGAGCGACAACGATGAATCCTCCGGTCGTTCCAAGGCCTGGATCTGGATAGGCTTGTTGGTGGGGATTCTGATTGTTTTGCTGACGGTTCCCTTCATGGCTATGGGAGTGGCATTGACGAAGGCTTGTTTCACGCCCCTCCATGGTCGGGAGACGAATCCTCCATCATCGCTTATGACGACGAATTCTTTGGTGGGCGGAGACGCATCTGGCCCCATGGGGAGTTTGCGGGCCAGCTTGGAGAGGGCGGCATCAAGCGCCATCAGGTTGCCTCAGTTAAACTCCAAAATGAAAGAGATACAGATTCTGGCGCCTCCTGCATCAATGACCAGAGCCACCAATGAGATTCATCACATCTTATCAGACCGCAAGCTCCAGTACGTGGAAGCTGTTGAGACTGACCGTATCCGCATCGTCGTCATTATCAAGAGTAAGGAATGGTCTGAGCTCTCGGGGAGTCTTCAGACAGCTATCCAGAAGGATGGATTCATCTATCGAGGGCCTAGCCAGACAGCTACCGTGGGTGATCAAGCTGACTCAATGGTCGCCGAGATCGAGATTATCAAGAGATCATCTGATTAGGTGGATTGGCTCTTGCGATCTTCCGTATTCCACTATTCATGACATATATTATCTGTAGTTATTGAATGGGGAAGATAATAGGGCCTACAGGATTGTTTTCTAACGCATTTGGCCTTTTGATCTCTTACTTCCTGCATGACTGCTAGCACTTCCAAACCTGTCCCCACTAATCGCATCGAAGCACTCTTTGCTCGCCTAAAGGCCGAGGGAAGGACCGCTATGATCGCCTACATCACCGGCGGCGACCCTACACTGAGCGCCTCGGCTCAGATCGCCATCGAGATGGAGAAAGCTGGAGTCGATCTCCTTGAACTCGGTATTCCCTTCTCAGACCCTCTGGCGGATGGAGCCACCATCCAGATGGCGGCTGGGCGCGCCCTGGCCGCAGGAGCCTCAGTCCCGGGGATCATCGATCTCGTCCGCGAGATCCGCAAGACCAGCCAAATCCCGATCGTCCTCTTTGCCTACCTGAATCCGGTCTATATCTATGGATTTGAGAAGTTCCAGAGAGATGCCATCGCGGCGGGTGCCGATGGCTTGCTGCTGCTTGACCTGCCGCCCCAGGAGGCAGCCAGGAATAACGAGCTCTTATCGGACCATGGACTGAAGGCCATCCGTCTGATCGCCCCGACCACTCCACCCGAGCGACTCAAGGAGATCACGGATGCTTCCGAGGGCTTTATCTATTATGTCTCCCGTGAAGGAGTCACCGGAGAACAGACCACCCTCTCGACCGATATTGCCGAACGGGTCGCCGCCATCCGTGCCCTCACGGAGGTGCCGGTCGCCGTCGGATTTGGCATTTCAAATCCTGAACAGGCAGCAACGGTCGCCGGACTAGCCGATGGAGTGGTCGTGGGCAGTGCCATTGTCCGCAGGATTGCTGAGATCGGCGATACGCCGGAACTGCCCGCTAAGATTGCTGACTTTGTCCGTCCCATTGCCGAGGCAGTTCATGGCACAAAAGGCTGACGTTTTTTAATCCGTATCTGGTTAAAATTTTTCCCGCAGCGGCGCTGAGACGCTGAGAACAATTCCCAAGCACTGCGATACTATGCGCGCCCATCTCACTAAAAGGGGAAATCCTCTCTCTAGCCAATTTCTTCCTTCGGCTGTTTTCTTAAAATTCTCTGCGCCGCGCCTCGGCGGGAGAATGCCCCTTCATCCTTTCCATTATGATCATTGCGAATGATACTTACGGGATGACTTTGGAGTTCACCAAGATGAATGGTGCCGGAAATGACTTTGTCATGGTGGATAACCGTGATGGCTCACGCAGTCTTTCCTGCGAGCAGATCGCGCGTCTTTGCGACCGTCACCGGGGCATCGGAGCCGATGGCCTGATCGCCCTCGAAGGCTCGCCGGAGCTACCCCGCATGCGCTATTACAATGCCGACGGCGGTGAGGCCGAGATGTGCGGCAATGGAGCCCGGTGTTTTTCCCGCTTTACAGCGAGACTGCTGGCCCTGACCGCCGGAAGTCTCTCCTTCCAGACCGAGGTGGGGATACTTGCGGCTGAACTCCTCCCTGATGACCGTGTCCGTCTCCGCATGAGCGAGCCTCACAGTCTTCAGTTGGCCCACTCGCTGCGTGTGTTGGATCGGGATTTGGAGGTGCATTCCCTGAATACCGGGGTTCCCCATGCCGTCACCTTCGTACAGAACCTCGAGGAGACCCCGGTCTTTGAGTTAGGCCGCGCCCTCCGCCAACACCAGCGCTTTGCACCAGCCGGGACGAATGCCAATTTCGTCAAGATTCTGGCTCCTGGCTCTCTGTCCATCCGCACCTACGAGCGCGGGGTTGAGGATGAGACCCTGGCCTGTGGTACCGGCGTTGTTGCGTCTGCATTGATTCATCATCATCTGTCTAAGGCCCCCTCTCCCATCTCTGTACAGGTTCGTGGCGGAGAGACTCTTGAGGTGGGATTCCAAATGCAAAACGGACAACCTGAAGCTGTGACCCTCGCAGGGCCAGCTGATTTCGTCTTTACTGGCAATGTGACCATCTAGGAAGACAAAGAGCCCATTGCTTCGTTTCAAAGCTCTAACCTTT carries:
- the lepA gene encoding translation elongation factor 4, whose protein sequence is MSVQHIRNFCIIAHIDHGKTTLSDRLLEVTNTIANRDKQEQVLDSMDLERERGITIKSHPVSMQYLAKNGQEYTLNLMDTPGHVDFAYEVSRSLAACEGAILVVDAAQGVEAQTMANIHLAHKQGLTIIPVINKIDLPNADLPAVKKQLEDLLAIPAEEAIPASAKAGIGIVEILEAVVQRVPPPPEGDGTLRALVFDSLFDTYRGVVSYIRVFSGNLKAGTQVKLMSTNQSYEVKEVGIFTPKMTATGAMGPGDVGYFIGNIKSTAEIKIGDTLTDSKKPASEPLPGFKKVQPMVFSGIYPINTADFEPLKTAMGKLQINDAAFNYMPESSVALGFGFRCGFLGLLHMEIIVERLRREYDMDIIATYPSVVYEVIKTNGDLLMVDNPANLPDMSVVEEIREPVVKCFVMIPNENIGDIMQIMMEKRGIVESTDSIDTRRVMITAVLPLNEILVDFHDKIKSVTRGYGSLDYEPAGYRPDRMVKLEMLVNGEPVDAFSSIVHRDKAEARGRSLAAKLKDVIPVQMYQVAIQAAVGGKIVARESIGAMRKNVTAKCYGGDITRKRKLLEKQKEGKKRMKAIGQVNIPQEAFIEVLKTN
- the trpA gene encoding tryptophan synthase subunit alpha gives rise to the protein MTASTSKPVPTNRIEALFARLKAEGRTAMIAYITGGDPTLSASAQIAIEMEKAGVDLLELGIPFSDPLADGATIQMAAGRALAAGASVPGIIDLVREIRKTSQIPIVLFAYLNPVYIYGFEKFQRDAIAAGADGLLLLDLPPQEAARNNELLSDHGLKAIRLIAPTTPPERLKEITDASEGFIYYVSREGVTGEQTTLSTDIAERVAAIRALTEVPVAVGFGISNPEQAATVAGLADGVVVGSAIVRRIAEIGDTPELPAKIADFVRPIAEAVHGTKG
- the dapF gene encoding diaminopimelate epimerase, translating into MTLEFTKMNGAGNDFVMVDNRDGSRSLSCEQIARLCDRHRGIGADGLIALEGSPELPRMRYYNADGGEAEMCGNGARCFSRFTARLLALTAGSLSFQTEVGILAAELLPDDRVRLRMSEPHSLQLAHSLRVLDRDLEVHSLNTGVPHAVTFVQNLEETPVFELGRALRQHQRFAPAGTNANFVKILAPGSLSIRTYERGVEDETLACGTGVVASALIHHHLSKAPSPISVQVRGGETLEVGFQMQNGQPEAVTLAGPADFVFTGNVTI